GCATTGAGCCAAACATTTTCATCACTTGAGAATGTAGCATTTATTTAACATGTATTACTCTGTATTTATTTATGTTTAGGGAGAAACATTTATAGTTACCATAAGCATATCATGAgaatatatttcagtttttagatTGGTTCCAAAACATGTTTTGTAGCTGATTTGATGGCACAATTTAATTATTTCTTTATGCTGTCTGTTATAAGTAGTTGTCATTATCCAGCTTTTAGCTGATTTAAGATAAAAGGTCAAAGGTAGCCAAAGAACAAAACCTTGGGAGAGGTTCGAGGACATCTATAGTAATTATATTGCTAATCATAAGGTATGTAATAATTCTACGAATGTTAACACATTTCCCCCTTATGATAGTTTGGATTTATTGATGAAGGTGGCTGAGGTCAGTACAATAATAATCAGCTTTCATTTTTAATAACCCACTAGTGATAGTTTTGTCAAAAAGTCATACAAGCTTCAGTCAATATCTGTGAAATGGAGCTTGTCTCAAAAAGACATCCTGTTTCAGTTTGGTCTTTTTTTTATGCTACAGGAGCTTCAGTGATCAAATACCCAATCACTGCCCAAAGACACCAATCCTAATGCGTCACCCTCTTAAGTTGTATTGATATTGGTATTATTGCCAATTTAGATTTATGAATAATGATGTCAATAAGTTTATGTTTAATCATCACAGCTCTTAATGTGAAAAGGCTAGACTTGTCTTGGAAAGCTGATGTCTCTTCAGAATGGGGCAGGAACACATACTAAATGAGAAAAAGAAGGGGTAGAGATTTGTATTTGTTTACAATTCTGTTAAAATTCATGTTGAATTGCAGCTGAAGGGCTAGATTCGTCTCAAAGACCCCAGACTGAACAATAGTTGAATAATGCATAAGAAAGTTGTTAAGATTATACAAATACCCTGCAGTACTTTTGTTAGAGTTCAAAAAGAATACTGTGGTTTTAATTTAATATTGTTTATAGTTAACTTTATTCTCCATGTTGAAGTATGATAGCTGAAGTTTAGTACAGTACATAAGAGTAACAGTAAAATGAAGATCCCATGGCATTAACATATCTCATCAACATAACCACAAGGTGTATAAAAAGCTTTAAAAGAAATTAAGATGGACATATATTTAATTCCATATATTTACCTTGAGGTGTAattgatatagaaattaaaataatGACTGTCTTATAAGATGAGGCATAGCTTGATATATGCACCCACTCACCCAGTATAGGAAGTACTCCACTTCATTTAGCGGAGAAACAAAGATGGCGGTGAGATAACTCTTAGGGGGATGTCTATTTCATTAACTATTTTCTTCAATTGATAGTGTTCTTTACAATAAATTAAGCATACTATAATAGTAACCGTAGAAACTGAACAGTTTTCGTCTCTTTAACAAATGTACAACTCGTTATGCATTATGTATAATAATAGTAGCGCCCCTTTCAAGGAGTGATAGGAAATCCTTTAAATTGATGCGCTTAAGCAATTATTTCTGACCTATCATAATCACAAGATGAGCAAGTAATGCATTTGAATGTAAAATAAATTACCAGTGCACTCCTTTTACCTTATGGTTGATCAATTTTAAAGTGAGCTGGAAAGAATTTGTGAGAAGGTTTCACCGCAGACTATATTTGAGTTCTTCCACATACATTTATAGAAAGCAACTTTAAAAAAGTAATCTTATTACAGTTTCTTAAATCTATTTTGCTAACATGGGTTATTATTTCATAGAAAGACGAGGAATAAGTCAGTTTCTGGATGTTATTTATGAAAATCTTAAAATGAAGAAAACATATTTATGAGTAACCTCAAGAAATTtgttttttaattaaaaatacaAGAAGTTAATATATTTCTAAACACAGGAAAGTTGGTTTCTACTAacggttaaaaaaataaaataagtttTATTTATGAAAGTTATGGACTCACCTCCACACTGTATTTCATTGTAAATGAAATAAGAGTTGATGTGGGTTCCCCATAGCTTATATTTTAACTTCCGATATGCACTATTTCAAAGAACACCAGTGCATTCACAGTGGAATTATGACAGAAAATAATATAAATATTTTTAGGATTTTGAGGTATTTTAGTCACTGAGCATCAATTTTGTGCCTCAATTACACATTAATTTCTTGCATCAGCACTCTTTCTCAATGCTGGTTGCTTACCTTTTCCCCTTTGACTAACCCCATACTGACGGGCCCCATTACACATTTCCTCTGGAGTCTTAACTTGCTTTTATTAATCTCTAACTTTTTATGCGAACACAGCTTCAGTTGTGATTACAATGCTGAGAACGAGTGATTCAGGTGTCCCACAGGGGCACATGTAACGTATACAGATCCACACACATTCATATGTCTACAACTTGGGACCCTTTGTGATTGGTAAGGCAAGAGAGGACATCATCAAAGCCTTAATGAATGATTACCTTAAAATTGGGCTCAAGTTTCTTCGTGAAAACATGACAGGGTGAGAACTGAGCTGAGTGATCAATAGTTTAGCACATAGGCACACTGTGTAGTAGATCTATGGtaaccagccacacacacaccaacacattcATATCCGTACTAGTTTGCATGTATCTTGTATGGTCACCTAGACTGGATAAACACCACAGATCCTATGTGTTTTGTTTTAACACAAGGGGTCTGGGGCTGTTTGGTCCTTGTAGATTTTCATAGTTGGCGCCTCTTCAGAAACAGAAAAAAGGACAAGTGGTTCATGTGAAGCAAAGAGAGGCCATTTCAGTCCCCATGTGAGACTGTCAGTATTTTACCCTTTTCATTTTCTCATCCCAGTTCTATAAAAGGGGAAGAAAGCTTGGTTGTCAGTCCTTCACATATGGATGAACCTAAAATGAATTCATTTAATCTCAATACTAGGTAGTTAAAAGTGAACCTTTGTCGTACAATTCAACATGTCAGGACGGTATATTTTCCGCCACCACTGACAGAAGCATGGGAACTGAAATGACCTTCCGGCCTTAACGTCGTCCTCTTCTGAAGGGGCCCATTGCAGTCTGACAGTTTGTCTTTGGTAGTGTTTCTTCAGATTCTCCCGGCACCGTAGAAGTGTTTCATACCGGTCTTATAGTGGTCTTAGTGCATTAGTTTTGGGTCAGCATCTCCTGGCTTTAGTTTCTGGTTTCTCTGTGATCAGTGAGAGAGGGTTTGCCATGTGGCTGGCCGTCACTTtgataaaataaaaagtattctTTGAACTGTTACAGTGTGTCATGCCCACAAGAGGCATGTGATATTGCAGGTTTATTTCTTAGCACATGTTTTTGTGAATAATTTCTTTGACATTTTATTATTGTATCTGCACCATATTAGTTTTGGTTTCTGTTATTTTTTCAAAGATGTATTGTAAATGTTtctaataaaacaaaaatgaaatcatctccgatgGATTTTGCTTTGTCTTAtgagtatttaaaaaaaagttgcAGTTGTGAAATAGCAAACTGAGTACCATAAGTTAAGTGTAGCCAAAGTACCATACAGTAATTCCACAGTATGTGATTTTTCAATGAAAAAGTAGGTACAAATAAGGCATATGATTAAGGCATAAAATAAAGGAGCAAGACTTAAGAAATGAAATTTATTTATACATATGCAATCCAAATATACACGAGAATTAACATTTAAAACCTCTAACCTTCACCACCCAATGTACTATTGGGAATGCCACAAGGAAAAAAGCAGTGTTGTTGGGGAAAAGAACTCAGCAGGATAATGACTGTTTACACTGTTGACCTTCGGCTGTGGTAAAGGCACACTGAAACTTTCCCCACACCTCCCCTCTTTTGCCAAACTAGCAGATCTATAAGGGCTAGTATCCTCCCTAGTGCTTACTCTTACCAACCTACTGACAGAACTACACACACCCAGAAAAAACAGAAAATATAACCATAAAAAGAGACCTGGGACACTCTTAAGAGATATCCCAGAAGGCATTATACTGTTCCAGTTACATACAGTGGATAAGGGGGGGTGGGCAGTGGAGGAGTTCATTTACAGTAAAACAAGCCATCTTGTGTACATCAGAGACCCAGCAGCGGGCAAGGCTGAGTGCCCTTACTACCCATCTCCTGCAACATGAGCTGTCCATCCATCCAGGACAGCAGGCAGCAGGGAGGGCTCCACTCAGAGACCATGGTTTATGACCACCACCCCTCCAACCAATATCCCCTCATCACCCTCCCATATCTACACAGCCATGGGGAAAGCGACAGCAATTCAGTTAAACAGAAAAACACCCAAAAGAGCAAGACTGGGTTTGCAAAAAAGACATAGGCCTATGTGAGAAATATTGCTGTGCACAAAGTACTTTGTAATGGGTttgagggaggaggggtgaaAATGTTGATCACAAAAAAAATCTGAAGAGCAAACTTTATTCTGTGTAATAACTTAAAGGGAAGTCGAAGTGCACTGATAAAATGGACATGAAAAGTTACCTCCACGGACCCCCATTTTGTGCAGTTTAGATTGGCCTGACATATTTGACCAGGTACATTTGAGATGGCTTACCTCCTCGTTTCCCCATTAGTCATTAAATGGAACTACCCTTGGCTATCATAAAAGGATTTGATTACCAGTGAAAtcaagaacagaaagagagaggacaccCTTCATATATAGTAAGCAGCTTCAGATCAAAACCACCCAGTGTTGCATGTTAGCACAAACCCTTTGGTCAAACAAGACCTCAATATAGTGTTAAATAAATATCATTGGGACAAACTCAAATACGTTTGGGAGGAGCTGACTgacaatggggggggggggttattgcCCCTTTTCTGTTCTGGGGAATTGGGTGTGTTCACAGGCTTATTAAATTGAGCTGACAATGGGGGATCAGTTCACAATGAGTGAGACAAAAACTGTGGAAAGATATGGCGGACCATACCCTAACATGCTCAATTTCTCAATATAAATGAATTCAATTCAAGTCCTTTTTCATATTTAAAACCGATCAAGCCAAGGCGTAACCATAAAGCTTATTGAATTAGATCGGGACAGACTTCTCAGAGGAAACAACGCAAacagaggctatggaaacatcTGGCTGCCCCCCTttgtctgcctgtctttctgtccTTTTGCCTCCCTTTGTATCACTCCCCCTGTTTCTGTCTGCCTGTATCCTTGTCTCTCGGTTTCTCCTCCTTGTCTCCCAGTCCTCCCTCCCCAGTCTACCTGTCTGTCCCTGACTCTCCCTGGCGGTGGCGAGGCCTCAGTTGTTCTGGCAGCAGGCACTCGACTTGGCAGCGTTCTGCGTGGGCTGCACCGTGATCGGCACCACATTGGAGTTGGGCGAGAAGTCGGCGTCGCTGCGGCCCGACATCTGCCTCTGGGACACGATGTTGTAGATGGCTGCAGCAGacggaggacagacagacaggtgaggacACAGATAACAGTTGCTGTTGGGTTGTTAGGTGAGGAGAAAGCGGAGAGTGTTTCGTCAAGGACTACAGCAGATACAAAACTGAGAACAAGACTGAGAACAAGACGGTCATGCAATGGGGACCTAAACAGCATTTCACTTTCCAGGATTGTGTAAATAAATACCAAAACAAACATAAAATGGAGACAAGTTGTCATAGAAACCACACAGCAGCACACTGTGGCTCCTGGGGACTGAACTTCTGCACCTTCCCTAGGATTACTCGAGTCTGGCACGCCAAAACTAACTTCAAACTGACTCATACATGCCACTGACTGGCTGGTGAATCCCCAAGGCAGTTCCCTACCTCAAAATTAGCAAGACATTGAAAACCTACAGTGAAAACGAGCAGACAAGACGACCTCAACTAACCCTTGACCTGGTATGTCAACCACTAGCTACAGTCAGCCTGCTTCCTGGGTCAGGAGAGTTCAATTCCTACATGGCTGTGTTTGAGCACACTGCTATgcgctctgttctcctctcttaaATGAGCTAATTAGAACTATCGTTAGCTCAATGGGCCTAGTTGGTTTGAAGTTTCTATGAATAAAAAATTGGTTGAAGAGTAGAATGACTAATTGTACAAATGCAGGCAGAAAGCAGAACACAAAAAGCAGGGAGCATGATGACAGCCCTATAGCAATTGATTTGAAGGCCTCACTTAGTGAGAGGCTTGTTCCTCAGACACTCTTGGGTTTTTGAGTCGGCCGTTGCTAATTTTTCTATTTTATAGCAGCCATGCATTAACAAGGGAATTTCTAAGGTGTGGCTAATAAGTCAATGCCTCTCAGTAAGTTGCTCTTGTAGAGGTACTTAATGTGAGTTCTGGGTATGAGGGACTAAATGATGAGACACCTGGAAAGATCATATTTGCATTCCAAAGTACCAAAAATAAATGCTTTAGTGGTTTCCTGGCAAACATCAGATCTGATTGAGGCTCACACAAAGTGCGAGTGTCTGAGTGTGCCAATTACAGATGCTTTTGACCTGCAGAGTAATCTTACAGTAGAGGCCTCGTAATAACCTGGATTTTGCTGCCATCTATTGGTGGAAGATAAGTCAGCGCTGAACAAATGGACTACAAAGCTCTCAGAGtacaaataatatatatataaaaactacAGAAACGTTTGGTATGGCCGTTAATATAGGAGAGACCTTTACTTGGACTAGCGACTCTTTTTAAGCCTTTTAAGTGTTAGAGTAGGCCAGCTCTTTCACAAGATGGCATGATTCTGTGTGCACTACAGGGTGAACACAAGTTGCAGTTTGGGGCaattccactttaaaatgtataccaaaaaaaaaacattgatttcaattATGAACAAACCATAGAACACTATGCATAAAGACTAATTTCAACAATTTCCACAGAAacttttacaaaaacacatttgcaGGAAGAACTGCGCAgatacaaagtttggtaacagaataaaactgagggagattttaccgtaattctgCAGTTTCCAATAAATGTTATTTTATACTGtataaattgttcaaagtagttactgtgcatagagttgtatggtttgttaaacttttagatcaatggtttttgtttggcatacattttaaagtgaaaagaTCGATCACAGTGTAATTCCGTAACGATGGAATTGCCCCTTATCAAAATCACAAGCAGTCCCAATGTGTATGGTAGGCAGTGTTGCATGGTATATTGTACACTAACCTGTGAGAGTGGTCTGGAAAGCCAGCTCCACATTAGAGGAGTCTAACGCCGAGGTCTCCAGGAAAGACAGTCCATGCTTCTCTGTAGAAAAggggggggacacacacacacacacactcacaggtcaTATTCACTGTCCATACTAGTAGGCACTTCATAAAACAGCTATCCAGTCACTATACATCAGCAATGAGGCTATTTGCAACAGTCACCACAGTGTAGGCTAACTGATAGAGCAAATAGAAATGGCATGATGTCGATGACCCTTTGTAGTAGTGCTGCATAAGCCAACCCTGGTGACAAATCAATAGCAGAAACTGAATGAGAGCCTGTGGTTTCACATGGTATGTTGTTTTGCTCTACACAATGACGCCTTCCAGTCTGGCTTGGCCATCACAAGGACAATTCCATTCGTTCATATACATCAGCCACTCTTATCAAGAGCAATTTACAAGTCAAAGTGTATTCCATGCATGAACTAAGAATCAAGGTCTTAAGTAAACACATGAAAACTATTATGCAGAGCTACAACAAAGGAGAAGTGTGATAAGTTGGAAATGTCACATTGGAGTGTGGAGAGAAGCTAAAATCATAATGGAGTCAACTCGACTGGCTTTTTTTTCCAATTGCTGGGAATGTGCATTCAGAACCATGGGCTGTTAATCACTGACAGAGGCAGCCTGATGGGAGCTCTGTTGTCTCTACATCAAAGAGCAGCCCCTAAGGGGAAAGGAGCCAGTGACTGACAGTGGAGGGCATTCCCTTGTCCATTGGGAGGCTCAGGTGCATCACTTTCCCCAGCCCCAGATTATTtgtttgaaatgttcttgttcCAATTTTGAAAGCAAGATTATGGTAATGCTTATCAAAACATTGGTATTGTGTTGTTGTTCAGCTTGCTGTATCACTTTATGTCCACTGCTATTGCGAATAAAAAAGCAAAACTTATCGAGGGAGAAACAACTCTCCTGTACTGTCCCTTGGCAAGGTAATGCTGCTGTAGTAGAATAAACAAACAGATCAACTAGATGGCTATAAAACTAGTTGATGTGAGGGTACCTGCCAAGGCCTTGGCCTCGTCCGTGGGCACGGCCCTGAGGTGGCGCAGGTCACTCTTGTTGCCCACCAGCATGATGACGATGTTGCTGTCAGCGTGGTCCTGCAGCTCCTTCAACCAGCGTTCAGCGTTTTCATACGTCAGGTGCTTGGCGATGTCGTACACCAGCAGAGCCCCCACTGCCCCACGGTAGTACCTAcacagaggacaggaggagggaaCTAAGTGTTACTGGGAGCAGTAGTGGACAGAACACCAGAGCATTGGCTGGTGTTCTAGATGAAATGCTATTGCATACATCATAAGCAAAGTGCTCAAAGCTGTCAACAAGATGAGAAAAATTGGAAAATTAGCAGAAACAGGCTGGAATGTTCTGCACGTACAAACATCCtcaatggctgcgtttacacaggaaacccaattctgatctttttccccCACTAATTGGGTATTTTTGACCAATcccatcagatatttttcagagctgatctgattgtcaaaagaccaattagctCAAAAAAAGataatcagaattgggctgcctgtgtaaacgctgcCAATATGTCACAGGTGCCTGGCAGACAGACCCAAAACAAACAAATCACTACGTGTGCGAGCTGTGTTAATACTCACGCGGAGGTGATGGCTCTGTAGCGCTCCTGTCCTGCCGTGTCCCAGATCTGGGCCTTGACGGTCTTGCCCTCCACATGGATGCTGCGCGTGGCAAACTCCACCCCAATGGTGCTCTTGCTCTCCAGGCTGAACTCGTTGCGGGTGAAGCGGGACAGCAGGTTACTCTTCCCCACTCCAGAGTCCCCAATCAGCACCACTGGAGCACAGAGAGAGGAGCGAGGGCATGAGTCAGACAGACACCACCAGAATAACAATACAGTACGTTACCCACTGTACAGGGGTCGACAAACAACTTgttttctacaatgtaggaacAGGAACACTCAGTGGGGGTAAAAAACAGGTCTGACAAAGAAAATCATGGTAGAAGATACGACAGCTCCTGATTGGGATCTAAGAGCATTGCGCCATGCGTCTGCTGCTCTGTTAGTGATTAACAGTCTACTGAGAGGGCCTGACTGTACATGACTGTAGTTCAATAAACAATATTTGTGCAAAATACAGGCCATCTGGCTTGTTTTTGCTTTTGACAAAGACCCATGACGTGAAGTTTCAAACTTC
The sequence above is a segment of the Coregonus clupeaformis isolate EN_2021a unplaced genomic scaffold, ASM2061545v1 scaf3250, whole genome shotgun sequence genome. Coding sequences within it:
- the rab11al gene encoding RAB11a, member RAS oncogene family, like, with product MTNREDEYDYLFKVVLIGDSGVGKSNLLSRFTRNEFSLESKSTIGVEFATRSIHVEGKTVKAQIWDTAGQERYRAITSAYYRGAVGALLVYDIAKHLTYENAERWLKELQDHADSNIVIMLVGNKSDLRHLRAVPTDEAKALAEKHGLSFLETSALDSSNVELAFQTTLTAIYNIVSQRQMSGRSDADFSPNSNVVPITVQPTQNAAKSSACCQNN